The DNA window CAGCGCGGCAGCAGCGCGGGGTAAAACGGGACAAACGCACCCGAACCGCGGCCTGGCGGTGGGCCGTAAGGGTCTGCGGGTCTCTGGGGAGGGGGCGAGTGGGAGCACGGCAGTGCCAAacccccccagcctggctcctgCCCCCCATCCCTCGTCTCCCTCCAGCAGGGAGaaagggcagagctggtggcgggggggggggggggggggagcgggacGCCCCGGGACCCATCCTGGCATCCCTGAGCACCAGGAGTcctggggggatgggggggcagtgctgggtgctgggtcccGCTGAGTCCCATGGCCAGACAGCCGGGTGCCGGGTgctcccagccccggggggggggggggttgtgctGGGGCGAGCCCCCTCCAGGGACAACGTCCCCATCTACCAGCACCCCACGGGCGCTGCAGCACTCGGGGCGGCCCATGGCCCCCCTCCTCGTGCACCCACCCCTGCGCAATCGCTCCCCCCGTCCCGGCACACTGGGAGGGAGCGGGTGACCACCCCAAACCTGGGGGGTTCCCGGAGCCGCGTGTTTGTGCCGTGCTGGCAGCTGGTCCTTCTCCTGCCCACGGCACCCGGCGCCCCGGAGAAGCAGCCGGGCTCGGGGAGGGCAGCCCTGGCGGTGCACGGTGCGGCACCAGAGCCTGTGGCGGCTGCGTGGTGACCCCAGAGGCccggcagcaccagcagcaccggCTAACCGGCCTTTCTCCGTGACGGATTATCTCGACGTGACAGCTTTCCCTGCTCAGCCGCAGGTAATCCCCCACGGCAGTAATCCCGGCGCAGCCACCGCGGTGTAAAGCCCCACGGCAGCTCACGTGCCGACCCACTGTGTCCTCCGCAGCCGGGGGATGGAGGCGTCCGGCCGAATTCCCCGTGGCTCCCCACAGCACCCCTCAGCGAGGGGGTTCCCTCCAAGCGTGAGATCCGACGCACGGCCGTGCCGACACGAGCTCCGCCGAGCCCCATCGTCCTCCTCGTCCTGCCCCGGCACTCTGCAAGGGCTCACCGGGAGATGCTGCTCAGCGGCGGGGTTTGCTCCTGCGGCTCTCGTTACGCACCCAGGCTTCGCTCCTGCAAGCGCGGGCGCTTCCGCAGCTTTTCTCTGTGGTTCTGCCGTGCACCGGGAGGAGAGCGCCGGCTCAGGAAGGCCCAACGGCCCGGAGCCCCGTCCCTGGTGACAGCAGGCGTGAGACATCACCGAGCGTGTGCCACGCTGGCTCCGCACCCGCAGGTTCGGCAAAGTGTGTCCCGGCAGGATCTGGCCCCACAGAGCATCATCCCTCCACGTGCCCAGGGGGGTGGAAATTTTGGTGGGGACCGTGGCAGGGAAGGGACATGTGGTTGGTGTCGGCCAGCGTCCCCATCACTTCGGCCAGCTGTAAAACCCACGGGAGACCGTAAAACTGCCCGAGCCGGGGCGTCAGCACCAAAATCGTCCCGTGAGAGCAGATGCTGGGGGGGACGTTTTTGCTTACTCAAGGCAGCTTCCAGCAAGCGCTGAGCTGACGCTGCCTTGAGTGATCCTAAATATAGGCCGGCAGAGGATGGTTTGCATCCTGGGTTTTGTTGCTGTAGAACAGGAAATGTCTTGAACAcccaaatatttaatttttcatggcTCGCACAGCGCACAGGGCTGGAAACAGCCGTGGCAGCAGCGTCATTCCccacggctgctgctgctctgggccCCAGGGAAATCGCCGGCACGGAGGCTCCCCGGAGCGCAGCTCATCGCCGGCCGTGCCGCAGCCTCGGGCTCGCTCCCACCGCACGGCCCTGCCGGGCTTCgggctggggggcagccccggggagcaGGGGGGACGTCCCGGGAACGGCTCCCGGGGTCTCCCGCGCGGTggccggccccgctccctcGGCGTTGCCCATCTGTACCGGGGCAGGGTGCAGCGGGCGGCTGCGGCGAGCTCTGCCCACGGGGAgagggctggctggggtggCCAGACCGGGGTGGGCATCTCCTCCCAGGGGCAGGAGCTGCGGCGGCTGCCCGGCCACGTCCGGCTTGGCCGAGCCTgtctgtccgtccgtccgtccgtccgcACCtccagctggggcaggagccCCGACCCTGCACCCAAGGGGCACCCACGATGCTCCTGGAGCAGGATGGACCCGCTGGGCTCTGGCGGCtcggggggggctgcagcgcCCGCGGGACAGGAGGCACCAGGGCTCTGGGGGCCGGTGGTCGGCTCCCCCCGTTTGTCACCtgtccattttttcccttttcccccgAGTTCTCATTCAAAATTCGTTTCTCTCGTGTGTCCGTGGGAGGCAGCGTGCGGCGCGtgtgcccagggcaggggtgAGACACCCCCTTTCTGCACCCCTTGTCCCAGGGGACGAGCGCTCAGCTCCCCGGCAGCACGGGGAGGGAGCACCAAACGCCACGcgtgggtgctggggctgcgTGGGCGATGTCGTGGGTGCTCTGGGCCGTGGGTGCCGGCGGGCGACGAGGAGCCAGCGGCCCCTGGGGGGGGAGATCCCGCCCCCCTCCTTCTGCTTATCCTCTGCTGACCCACCCCGGGGGGAACCTGGCTGGGTCCCCCCCACGATTCCAGCACGGCCCCTGCTCCCCCACGGGTGTCCCagcggcacgggggggggggggtgtcacctcCCCGGGGGCAGCGGCGctgagcagggaggggacagggacgggcagcgctgggggggggacacggccGGACCCGCCTGACCCCGGTAATCATTAACCGGGCGCCGAGCAGAGCGCCTGTCCGGGACACGgtgcgtggggagggggggcaccgccccccgccgcctcctctGCCCGCCAGGAGAGCCCgcacccccccaacccccccggctgccggggctgggggctccgcagggtactgggggggggggggaccggcATGGAGACCTTCCTGCGGCACCCACTTCCCACGCAGGACAGAGACGCGATGACCCACGGAGAGGAGTCACCGGTGGGGGAGGCACCTGGGGCTTCTGCGGGCCGGGGGGCTGTGGTGGCAGGGCCAGGGAGTCCCGTCCCCCTTTGCGTGGCCGCGGTCTCGCGTGGATTTGTCCCAGCTGTTATCTGACCTTGTCCCTGGAGTTTGATCGCAGCGAGGCCATAAAGAGcggagccccgggggggggggggggcggaacgACCGGGCGGCCACGGGGACGGAGCCTGCGTGGCTGCCGGGTGTTCATTAACCCGCGAGGGGCCGGGCGTGCAGCCCCACGCGCGGGGTGGGAGGCGGAGCGGGGTAgcgcacaccccccccacacacacacaccccccccacaccccccactTCACTCCCATCAacagcgcgggggggggggggtgtccgcAGGATGAGCCCCGAAGGAGCCCCCCACGCCGCGCGCAGCCCAGGGGCTGCTGTCACGGTGCGTGGGTTGCACGCCCACCCGGGTCCTGCCACGAGGATGCGAGGGGGGGTTGCTCCGGGGTCTCTCcaacgcccccccccccccccgcgtgGGGCATGGggcccctccccggccccccccctCTCGCGTGGGGCCCCTCCCCGACCCCCCCTGCGTGTCGGGCGTGTCGGGCGGGAGCGCGGCGGcgagcggcggcgggagcgcgcAGGTgcggggcggcggagcgggggTCGCAtccccccggggggggggaggggcgtGGGACCCCCgtgcggggggggcggggggccgcAGTCCCGCGGGGTGTTGCGGAGCGGGGGGGACGGGCCCCGCCAGCAGCGACCTTGACCCCGGGCGGGCTCGGGCAGGGGCTggcccccggcccggcgctgcgggggggggcggagggggggtcAGCgcccccggggcggcggggccgggcagaGAGCGGGCAGGCGCGGCGCAGGCAGGTTTCCAGAGCGTGGGCAGGTGAGTGGGGGGGCGGAGGAAGGGGTctgggggggctctgcctgccctctgcgaggggtggggggggctgcgcCTTGGGGAGCCGGGGCAGCGGGGGTCTCGTCTGGACCGCCCCGGTGGGGTGCTCGGCTCCAGGTCGGGGTCCGGCAGCTGCGCTGGGGTGGGTGCggagcccccctgcccccctgccGCCCTCGCACCCTGGCCGGCAGCTGCGGCGTGCGGGTGCTTTGGGGTGCTGTACACGgatccctccctgccccaaaagccccccggccccgccagcCAGCGTCCCCCCAGGCTTTGGGTGGGTCCCGTCCACTGGCACGATACCCCGGGCAGGGCCGAGTGCCGCCGTGCAGCCCCCGTGCCGGGTGCCGGCCATAGCGGGGTGCCACCGCACGCCCATCGCCTCTAGCCCCCCATGGCCTGCGGACGCCAGCCCGGTCccctcctgctcttctcccGTTAACCGCCGCTGCGGCGTTCGCTGGGCCCTCACCGGCTGGGCTCCGGCAGCGCCCCCCCGGACTCGGGCCGGCAGCAGGGACCCCTCAAGTGGGGGGACTGTGCCCGTGGCTggacccccagcaccccaacaGCTCCCTCTGGGCTCCCAGGGGCTGGGTGCTCCCACGGGGCCGGTGCTCAGCGCCCCACAGGGTTCACGCTCCCCCCGGACAGGAGagccggcacggcacggcacggcacagcacggcacagTGCACTGCCTGCCTCACCGGCGCAGCGTTGCTGGGCAGGACGGGACGGCACTTGCCGTTGTCATCCCGCGGTGCCACATTTTGCCGGGGTGCCGGCgctgtcagctgctgctggtggggaaggGCCGGGGCTGCCCAGGCAGCGCAGGGCAAGCGCCAGATCTGCACCGAAAGCTGCGGCGGAGGGGAGGGGATCGGCTGTGCCCATCCCCAGGGACAGCATCGGTCGCGgccggctgcaggcagggacgcGGCCCTGTGCCCGACTGGTCCCTCTGTCCCCAGGTCCCCCAAGGATGTGGCTGCTCTGGCTCACCTGGGCGCTGGCCGTGCTGGGCGTCACTGCCGGCTCtagccccagccccggccccggccccagccccaccgTGCCGCCTCCGGACAAGGCCTCCATCTTTGCCGACCTGTCTCCGGCGGAGCTGCGGGCTGTGCGGACCTTCCTGATGAGCTGCCCGGAGCTGGGGCTGTCCCCAAGCCGGGGGGGGGCCCCTGGCCAAGAACACCCTCTTCATGGTGGAGCTGCTGCCCCCCAAGAAGCAGCTGGCCCTGCGCTACCTGGACCAGGGtggcccccggccccggcgccaGGCTCGGGCCGTCGTCTTCTTTGGAGGGCAGGCGGAGCCCAACATCACCGAATTTGCCGTGGGGCCCCTGCCCCGGCCCAGCTTTTACCGGCCGCTGCGCTTCAAGGGGGGCCGCACCGTCCCCTTCACCGCGCGGCCCATGACGCAGCTGGAGTACGAGCTGCTGCACCGCACGCTGGCGGAGGCGATGGAGCCGCTTTACCGGCTGCTGCGCGACGCCACCGGCTTCTGGTACCACAACTGCTCCCGGCGCTGCCTGACCTTCTCGGACATCGCGCCGCGGGGGCTGGCGCCCGGCGAGCGCCGCAGCTGGTTGGTGCTGCAACGCTTCGTGGAGGGCTTCTTCCTGCACCCGGTGGggctggaggtgctggtggaCCACCGGGACCCCGACCCGCGGCGCTGGGCGGTGCAGCGGCTCTGGTACAACGGGCAGTACTTCTCCAGCCCGCAGGAGCTGGCCGAGAGCTACGAGCGGGGGACGCTGGCGGTGGCCCGCCTGGCCGAGCCCCCGTACCGGCAGCTCTTCTCCAGCTACGAGCCCCGCGGCAGCTTCGCCACCGGCACCCCCACCGAGGTGCACGGGGCCAAGGTGTGCGAGCCCCAGGGCCGGCGGTACCGGCTGCGGGGCAACCGGCTGGAGTACGGGGGCTGGAGCCTGGCCTTCCGCCTGCGCTCCTCCGCCGGCCTCCAGCTCTTTGACCTGCGCTTCAACGGGGAGCGGCTGGCCTACGAGGTGAGCGTGCAAGAGGCCATCGCTTTCTACGGGGGCGACACGCCGGCCGCCATGCAGACCAAGTACATGGACGCCGGCTGGGGCATGGGCTCCGTCACCTACGAGCTGGCCCGCGGCATCGACTGTCCCGAGGTGGCCACCTACCTGGACGCCCACCACCTCTACGACGCCGACGGACCGGTGCGCTTCTCACACGCCATCTGCGTCTTCGAGCTGCCCACCGGCGTCCCGCTCCGCCGCCACTTCGACAGCGACTTCCAGGGGGGATTCCACTTCTACGCCGGCCTGGAGGGGCGGGCGCTGGTCCTGCGCACCACCTCCACGGTCTACAACTACGACTACATCTGGGACTTCCTCCTCTACCCCAACGGCGTGATGGAGGCCAAGGTCCACGCCACCGGTTTCATCCACGCCACTTTCTACACGCCGCAGGGCCGGCGCTATGGCAGCCGCGTCCACAGCCACGTCCTGGGCAACCTCCACACCCACCTGGTGCACTACAAGGTGGACCTGGACATCGCAGGtgcagccccccgccgcccccctgGCTCCGGGCAGGGTGCTGAGGGGTGGGACCAGACCCCACGTGTTGTTCCAAGGGTTTGGGAGCCTCGTCCTTGGGGAGCGTCGGTGTCTGGGCACCACCCGGACCCTCTGAAGAtgacccccccgccccaaggCAGCATCTCGGTGGGGTCCCAGCCCCGTGTCCCGGTCAAGGGGCTGCCGGGTGGGCTGCCGTCTGGGGGCTGCCGGTGCACCCCGGGCGCCGCTGCCGCTCACGGCCTCTCTGCTTGCAGGCACCGGCAACAGCTTCGAGACGATGGACGTGCGCTTCGAGAACATCTCCAACCCCTGGAGCCCGGGCGCCCGCGTggtgcagccctggctgcaccGGGAGCCCCGCCGCAGCGAGCGCCAGGCCGCCTTTCCCTTCGGCAAGGCGCTGCCGCGCTACCTGCTCTTCTACAACCCGCGCCGGCGCAACCGCTGGGGCCACCCGCGCAGCTACCGCATCCAGCACAGCTCCCACGCCGGGCGGGTGCTGCCGCGCggctggcaggaggagaagggcgtctcctggggcaggtggggcgggggggtccccgcAGCACGAGGACGcggctcctgccagccccggcGGGCTCCGGCACGGCCAGCCCCGCTGTCTGTGCGCCGAGCCCCGAGCGTCGCCCAGCCGCTGCGGTCACGGCGCCGGGACCTTCCCCTGGCCGCACCTCGTGCCCCCGGCTGAGCCGGTCACGGTCACGGCTGCGCGGTGACCCCCGGAGAGGGTCTGGTGCCACGGGGATGCGGCCGGGATCCCTCGCCTCCCGCCAGCCCCGAGTCCCCCCTGCGCGGGTGGGCAGCGGGTGGCACGGCTGGAGGAACCCGGGcgggggtgggagaggggtccttccccccgccccggcacccACGCGCGTGGGTCTGCTCCGTCCCCCGGCgaggggcctgatcctgccctcGCCCCCCCGCAGGTACCACCTGGCCGTGACGCGGCACCACGAGAAcgagcccagcagcagcagcatctacGCGCAGAACGACCCCTGGGAGCCCCTGGTCAGCTTCGAGGGCTTCATCCGCAACAACGAGACCATCGAGGACCAGGTGACAGCCCCGGGGAcgcggggcggcgggacggAGCTGGGGGGGGCCGGCAGCCCGGGCATCgcagccggggggggctggcagaACCCGGCGGCAAGCAGTGTGGGGGGGTTCCGCCGTGCAACGCGCCAAGCCGACGGCCGCGGTTCCCTCCGCGCAGGACCTGGTGGCTTGGGTGACCGTCGGCTTCCTGCACGTCCCGCACGCCGAGGACATCCCCAACACGGCCACCCCCGGCAACGCCGTCGGCTTCTTCCTGCGCCCCTTCAACTTCTTCGACGAGGACCCCTCGGTGGCCTCGCACAGCCCCGTCATCGTCCGGCCGCTGGACCCCCCCACCTTCTCCCGGCTGGAGATCCAGCGCTGGACGCCCGACAGCCCCGGCCCCTGCGTCGACCCGCGGCCTTTCACCTACAACGGCACCTACCGGCAGGAGTGACctgccccggggccggcggtggcctgggcaccctgtgccacgctGGACGGAGGCGGCCGCGGGGACACCGAGGCGCAGgtgtgccgtgccgtgccgtgccacgTCCCGGGCTCAGTAAAGGCGATGCCACCCCCTCCAGCCCCGTCTCTGCCTGGGCCGTGCGGCAGCCCTGGCACCGCCGCGGGCACGGGGAGCACCGTGCCCCACCGGCAGCTGTTGCAATATTGAATGACGCCGCCGTTCAaggttcccccccctcctcccgcaCCCTTCCCCTCACCTTTGCACCCCCCGGGGCACGGCCCACGTGGGGCGGGTGCTGCCGTCGCCCCCCACGCGTGGGGGAGCCCCCACCCCTTCTGCCCCGCGAGGCCCCGTCCCCCTCCCCGGCGGCGCTGGGGGCCGCAGTGGCACAGCCGTGCCGTGGCCCCGTCCCGCAGCGTAGCCGCACACAGAGCTGGGGGGTCCGTCTGGTTTATTGGGGGGCACCTACCGCGGAAGGCGACATGCGGGGCTGCGTGAGACGGCGGGTCGGGCGCGCGCGGCGCCCGGCTACGGGACGACGGCACAAACACGGCACACGCTACCAGGAGCCGGCGGGCGAgcgggtgggtgggtgggcagCACCCCGTGGCCCTGcccgcgccccctccccgccggggCGTCCCCCTCCCTGTGCGTGGGGTGGCACCGTGGGCTGGGAcgatgctgggggggggctgcacccccctgccccgtgCCACCAGCTGTGCGGGGGGAGCAGCCGGGGGGATCTGGGGAACTGGGGGTCAGCAGTGGCCGGCGAGGGGGGTCACACAGCCGGTGTGGGGAgggggccgccccccccccaccagaCACACAGCGCTGGCCCACGGGCACGCAGACGTCCCCGGCCGGCAGAGCCACCCACAGCCAGGACAAGGACGGGGACACGGCTGGGGGGGCACGCGCCCGACGCGCCTCCGCCCCACGCAGCGGCTCAGCGCACGCGGGTGTGcacatgcacatgcatgcacacacgtgcacacgCGTGCCACGGCGGGCGGGAAGCATGGCTGGGGCGAACATACATACACACGCACACGTACGCTTGGGCAGTCTGTCCCGACAGAGCAGCACGGGGGTCCCGACACAgcaggacacccccccccatgGGACACACACAGCGTCCCGGGGTGCTGGACACgagtacacacacacacacgtgcacacacatgtgtgcacacacacatacggGGCAagtgcaggcaggcagaccCGCAGCACGTGGAAACACGCGtgacacacgcacacacatgtGTGCACGCCCCtgcgcagcccccccccgccccctgccaCGCTGCCGGCCCCGGGGAGGGCTCTGGCCGTGGGGCAGCACGGCCCCGGCCGGCCGGGGGtctggctggggaaggggctgcgggGCCGTGCCCGCTGCGGCACtacggggaggaggaggaggaggatgaggaggaaggggaggcgAAGAGCAGCACACGTCCGACAGTCCTGCCAGCCGAGCCCTGGAAGCGCCGGCGCGGCGGCAGGGCGGGGGGCCTGGCCCCCCGGGTTAGGCCAGCTAACGTGGGGGTGCCGAGGGgctcccgccgcctcccccccgcGAGCTGCCGGCGGCGGGAGGGATTGTCCGTGGGGGACGGCGGCCTGGAGCCCACCGGCCCGGCCAGCGTCCAGGGGACGGGGGTCCCGCGTCCCGTCGCGCCGGGGGTCCCGGCCccgtccctgccctgcccattAACTCCCGGGGTCGGAGCAGTGTCTATGCAGGGTCTGTGTGTCCGGCGCGGCGGCCAGCTGTCCGGGCAGGGAgaggcggcgcggcggggcggccgtcggctccaccagcagcaccacgTCCGGTGGCGGGGGCGGCTCGTCACGGGGGTCCGGGGCACGTGGCAGCTCCAGCGGCACCGGGTAGCTGGGAACCTGCGGGAGCGATGGCAGCCGGCGTCACCGCCACGCCGGGAGCAGCCGGGCACGGGACGGGGGCTCGGTGTGCCGTGAGCCATGGGCGCCGCGCTCTGGGCTTCaccggcgggcagcggggctggggccggaGAATGGGGTGATGGGGTACAGTGGGGATCCTACCCCaaatctgggggggggggggggggctcagcagTGACCCCCAACCCATAGCAGAGCCAGAGAATGGGATGATGGGgtgcagggcgggggggggggtgctgccccaaacttgggggggggttggtcCGGAGACCAGACCGTCCTCACCTGAGAGAGCGGCTGTAtgggggtgatggggaggaCGGGCTGCAGCGGACACGGGGGTCCGGGGGGTTGGTGGGGGGACGAAACCGTGCTGTAGGCGGGCGGCACCAGCGCGGCCTGACGCTGCAGCAGTTGCATGATGGAGCTGATGTCCGTGGCCATGCGGGTCTCCAGCCTGCGGACACACGCGCGTCACGGCGTGCGCAGGGCGTTGCACGCCGCGAGGCAGCACGACCCCATGGGAACCCCCCCCCAATCGCCCCCGTTGGGGGCGATTGGGGGGGGTTCCCATGGGGTCGTGCTGCCCCTGCCaagccctccccccccccccaaaaaaaatgACCTGTTGAGTTGCTTCTGGAGCAGGTCGAGACGCGTCTCCACCTCGGAACGTTGGCGACGGCTCATGGACGGCAACGGGATGCTGAGGGCGGCGTGTGCCGGGATGGTGCAACGCGGCAGCTCCTGGTACTGCCGTCCCCGGCTCTCCCCCCAGAAGCTGAAGATGTTGGAGACCCCCGAGAAGGCTCCTGTAAgtggcggggtggggggggggggaaacatcAGCGCCGTTAGGGTCTCCCAGCAGGCACGGAGCAGGGATGCAATGGGGGATGCATCGCAGCAGGCacagagacccccccccccccccacaaacACAAGCACGGAGTGGGGGTGCAAAGGCATGGAGGGGTGCAGGGGCAATGGGGCAGGGCATGggatgggggtttggggggggacacacaggcAGAGCTACCGGGATGGGGGTTTGGGAGCCGCTCGGGGGTCTGCAGAACCCT is part of the Balearica regulorum gibbericeps isolate bBalReg1 chromosome 2, bBalReg1.pri, whole genome shotgun sequence genome and encodes:
- the AOC1 gene encoding LOW QUALITY PROTEIN: diamine oxidase [copper-containing] (The sequence of the model RefSeq protein was modified relative to this genomic sequence to represent the inferred CDS: deleted 1 base in 1 codon) is translated as MWLLWLTWALAVLGVTAGSSPSPGPGPSPTVPPPDKASIFADLSPAELRAVRTFLMSCPELGLSPSGGGPLAKNTLFMVELLPPKKQLALRYLDQGGPRPRRQARAVVFFGGQAEPNITEFAVGPLPRPSFYRPLRFKGGRTVPFTARPMTQLEYELLHRTLAEAMEPLYRLLRDATGFWYHNCSRRCLTFSDIAPRGLAPGERRSWLVLQRFVEGFFLHPVGLEVLVDHRDPDPRRWAVQRLWYNGQYFSSPQELAESYERGTLAVARLAEPPYRQLFSSYEPRGSFATGTPTEVHGAKVCEPQGRRYRLRGNRLEYGGWSLAFRLRSSAGLQLFDLRFNGERLAYEVSVQEAIAFYGGDTPAAMQTKYMDAGWGMGSVTYELARGIDCPEVATYLDAHHLYDADGPVRFSHAICVFELPTGVPLRRHFDSDFQGGFHFYAGLEGRALVLRTTSTVYNYDYIWDFLLYPNGVMEAKVHATGFIHATFYTPQGRRYGSRVHSHVLGNLHTHLVHYKVDLDIAGTGNSFETMDVRFENISNPWSPGARVVQPWLHREPRRSERQAAFPFGKALPRYLLFYNPRRRNRWGHPRSYRIQHSSHAGRVLPRGWQEEKGVSWGRYHLAVTRHHENEPSSSSIYAQNDPWEPLVSFEGFIRNNETIEDQDLVAWVTVGFLHVPHAEDIPNTATPGNAVGFFLRPFNFFDEDPSVASHSPVIVRPLDPPTFSRLEIQRWTPDSPGPCVDPRPFTYNGTYRQE